A window of the Virgibacillus pantothenticus genome harbors these coding sequences:
- a CDS encoding HD family phosphohydrolase, translating into MDKKKFHPRTWFSFTKRFNKWGMITTATLILGLFFFLIMMDNVQTETYEIERFSRAKETIRSPVTIENKQETERKTRETVQAVEDRYNIDQEITDEQIAYITEIFDAITKLEEELKTSEQNKGDKETAPISEQEKVQQLKQILSADIQKGVSDDLLSQLIQVPKEERDEGKAFFLDVVSDTLNNGVRTENTQSAISNVQQEIKYSDLDADMKEVLTRLSEFAVVENSFFDVDKTSTARKEAASNVEPVVIRAGEIIVREGQVITNEVYEKLDLVGVLDKERNFVPGIGLALLVLLIASAIAHEMNWLSKKDRLDMAKTIAIVVISMMTIALMKIVSIYTTQVNQLFYIMPIATGALLMKQLIHERSAVIFSTLFAILGSVIFNHQIPGSLNVEVGIYFMLSQLAAIFFLRNVKDRLALMKAGVGIAMVNIMTVLLFIFLSFEKYALGDMWIPLSFAAASAFLSAVLTIGLLPYFEAALGILSDIKLLQLSSPNHPLLKKLLTEAPGTYHHSVMVANLSEAACESVGANGLLARVGAYYHDLGKTVRPHYFIENQLAIRNPHDFIEPKESAKIIISHPYDGAEMLKKHRLPKEIIDIAKQHHGTSLLKYFYFKDKEQNDDVEEAIYRYPGPKPQTKEAAIISICDSVEAAVRSLQEPTEQKIEEIVASIIEDKLIDGQFNECPITLQELNKIQQTTCSTVKGIFHSRIQYPMKEAK; encoded by the coding sequence GTGGATAAGAAAAAGTTTCATCCGCGTACTTGGTTTTCATTTACAAAGCGTTTTAATAAATGGGGCATGATTACAACTGCTACTCTTATATTAGGTTTGTTTTTCTTTTTAATCATGATGGATAATGTACAGACTGAGACGTATGAAATAGAAAGATTTAGCAGAGCAAAAGAAACCATTCGTTCTCCAGTAACCATTGAAAACAAGCAAGAAACGGAACGAAAAACAAGAGAAACGGTTCAAGCTGTAGAAGATAGATATAATATTGATCAAGAAATCACAGATGAACAAATCGCTTATATTACAGAGATTTTTGATGCAATAACTAAACTGGAAGAAGAGTTAAAAACATCTGAACAAAATAAGGGGGATAAAGAGACAGCCCCTATTTCCGAACAGGAGAAGGTCCAGCAATTAAAGCAAATTCTATCTGCTGACATACAAAAGGGAGTTAGCGATGATCTTTTGTCACAGCTCATCCAAGTGCCCAAAGAAGAACGAGATGAAGGAAAAGCATTTTTTTTAGATGTCGTGTCAGACACCTTAAATAATGGCGTGCGCACGGAAAACACCCAAAGTGCTATTTCCAATGTACAACAAGAAATTAAATATTCCGATTTAGATGCTGATATGAAAGAAGTGTTGACACGTTTAAGTGAATTTGCAGTAGTTGAAAATTCGTTTTTTGATGTGGATAAGACCTCGACCGCTAGAAAGGAAGCCGCTAGTAATGTGGAACCAGTTGTGATAAGAGCTGGCGAGATTATCGTTCGTGAAGGGCAAGTGATTACTAACGAAGTATACGAAAAATTAGATCTAGTTGGAGTACTTGATAAGGAACGAAATTTTGTTCCTGGAATAGGCTTGGCTTTGCTTGTTTTGTTGATTGCAAGTGCGATAGCTCATGAAATGAACTGGCTCTCAAAAAAAGATCGTCTGGATATGGCAAAAACTATTGCTATTGTTGTTATTAGTATGATGACTATTGCCTTAATGAAAATCGTGAGTATCTATACGACACAAGTTAATCAGTTGTTCTATATAATGCCAATCGCTACAGGTGCTTTATTGATGAAACAGTTGATTCATGAACGTTCAGCGGTCATTTTCAGCACGTTGTTCGCTATTTTAGGAAGTGTTATTTTTAACCATCAAATTCCTGGCTCTTTAAATGTGGAAGTAGGTATTTATTTTATGCTTTCTCAATTGGCAGCGATTTTCTTTTTACGAAATGTGAAAGATCGACTTGCGTTAATGAAGGCTGGAGTAGGAATTGCAATGGTCAATATAATGACTGTACTATTATTTATATTTCTTTCTTTTGAGAAATATGCACTAGGAGATATGTGGATTCCATTATCTTTTGCAGCTGCTTCCGCTTTTCTGTCAGCTGTATTAACAATTGGTCTATTACCGTATTTTGAGGCTGCTCTAGGAATATTGTCAGATATAAAGTTATTGCAATTATCGAGTCCAAATCATCCGTTATTAAAGAAATTGCTGACGGAGGCTCCTGGAACTTATCACCACTCGGTAATGGTGGCCAATTTAAGTGAAGCAGCTTGTGAATCAGTTGGTGCAAATGGTTTACTAGCAAGAGTTGGTGCTTATTACCATGATTTAGGGAAAACGGTTCGACCTCATTATTTCATTGAAAATCAATTAGCAATTCGTAACCCGCATGATTTTATTGAGCCAAAAGAAAGTGCTAAAATTATTATTAGTCACCCTTATGATGGGGCAGAAATGTTAAAAAAACATCGACTACCTAAAGAAATAATTGATATAGCTAAACAGCATCACGGTACTTCTTTGCTGAAATATTTTTATTTCAAGGATAAGGAACAAAATGATGATGTAGAAGAAGCAATCTATCGTTATCCTGGACCAAAACCACAAACGAAGGAAGCGGCGATTATTAGTATATGTGATTCGGTAGAGGCTGCAGTACGTTCTCTGCAAGAACCAACAGAACAGAAAATAGAAGAAATAGTTGCATCGATTATTGAAGATAAGTTAATAGATGGTCAGTTTAATGAATGCCCCATCACTTTACAAGAGTTAAATAAGATTCAACAAACAACATGCAGTACAGTGAAAGGGATATTTCATTCGCGTATTCAATATCCCATGAAGGAGGCAAAATAA
- a CDS encoding diacylglycerol kinase family protein, translated as MKDKKPVIGFSYAWQGIRFVIKSERNFRIHLVAAILVFIAGWILQISLMEWIIIVILIGMVLITEMLNTVVEQMIDYIKPELHPAAKQIKDIAAGAVLIAAMVAAIIGCLVFIPKIVPLM; from the coding sequence TTGAAAGATAAAAAACCAGTTATTGGATTCTCTTATGCATGGCAAGGTATTCGCTTTGTTATAAAAAGTGAGCGTAATTTTCGAATTCATTTAGTTGCTGCAATTCTAGTCTTCATTGCAGGATGGATCTTACAGATAAGTCTCATGGAATGGATCATTATTGTAATTTTGATTGGAATGGTACTTATAACGGAAATGCTCAATACTGTTGTGGAACAGATGATAGACTATATAAAACCGGAACTGCACCCTGCAGCTAAACAAATTAAAGACATTGCTGCAGGAGCTGTCCTTATAGCTGCCATGGTAGCTGCGATTATTGGTTGTCTTGTTTTTATTCCCAAAATTGTTCCACTTATGTAA
- the ybeY gene encoding rRNA maturation RNase YbeY: MYIDFHDVTNSVESDYIDVIQRLITFAASKEGVTQQAEVSINFVNNKEIQELNRNYRQKNTPTDVLSFPMQELGEGEEEVNILDEDLPILLGDIVISVDKAKEQAEAYHHSLERELTFLALHGFLHLLGYDHLSEEDEKRMFSRQDEILGAFGIER, translated from the coding sequence GTGTATATTGATTTTCACGACGTAACCAACTCAGTGGAAAGTGATTATATTGATGTGATTCAACGATTAATCACATTTGCTGCCAGTAAAGAAGGCGTTACTCAACAAGCTGAAGTTTCCATTAATTTTGTTAATAATAAAGAAATTCAAGAATTAAATCGTAACTATCGTCAAAAAAACACGCCTACAGATGTTCTGTCCTTTCCTATGCAAGAGCTTGGGGAAGGGGAAGAAGAGGTAAATATACTGGATGAGGATCTGCCTATTCTTCTTGGCGATATTGTAATATCCGTTGATAAAGCAAAAGAGCAAGCAGAGGCATATCATCATTCACTTGAAAGAGAATTAACATTTTTAGCGTTGCACGGCTTCCTTCATTTACTAGGATACGATCATCTATCTGAAGAGGATGAAAAACGGATGTTTTCAAGACAAGACGAAATTCTAGGTGCGTTTGGAATTGAAAGATAA